In Promicromonospora sp. Populi, one genomic interval encodes:
- a CDS encoding discoidin domain-containing protein: MTTTVDDDGRSGTLMFRSTNRHALRPGLAPSLMAVLTAAALGASVLVPTSATAAVAAVVLSAGKPAAASSNNGSYQAGNLTDGNQSTYWESTNNSFPQWAQIDLGAGATVEQVVLKLPASWEARTQTLSIQAGADGATFTTLAASAQRQFNPTSGNTVTIDVPDTQARYVRVSVTANTGWPAGQLSELEVHGTPGDVDPEEPVEGIDLAPGRPIVASSTEWTYVAANANDGNTSTYWEGAGGQYPSTLAVTLESAAQLSDIVVKLPPATAWGARTQTFSVQGRTGASDAWTTIAPSAARAFSPATGNTVTIPVTGTAREVRLQFTGNTGAGNGQVAEFQVFGAPAANPNLTVTGITANPATPTESNPVALSATVRNIGTLPSAATDVAFSLNGNTVGTGQVGALAAGAQATVTANIGARPAGSYQLGAVADPSGTVTEQSENDNSYTRPDPLVVTETASADLVPTVSWTPSTPTAGETVTFSATIANRGTLATSSGAHGLTLVMRNSSGSVVRTLTGSVSGAIAAGATSQSVNLGTWPAANGSYDVTLTAANDPAEVEARRANNVVTQSLFVGLGANMPFDTYEAEDGVTGGGATAIGPNRVVGDLAGEASGRRAVTLDATGEYVQWTTRAPTNSLVVRFSMPDSAGGGGTNSTLAVYVDGVFLRNIDLTSRYAWLYGNEANPGNQPGQGAPRHIYDEANTLLGTTVAAGHTIRLQKTASNTSTYTVDFVDLEQVSAQANPDPARYVVPTGFTHQDVQNALDRFRMDTTGNLAGVYLPAGDYQTASKFQVYGRAVDIVGAGPWFTKFHAPAGQENTDIGFRAEGTASGSTFRDFSYFGNYTSRIDGPGKVFDFANVSNMTIDNIWVEHMICMFWAANMDGSEIVDSRIRNTFADALNMTNGSANNHVHNNQARGTGDDSFALFAATDAGGSGQRGNVFENLTSTNTWRAAGLAVYGGQDNTFRNIYIADTLVYSGITISSLDFGYPMEGFGPAPTTFENISVVRSGGHFWGAQVFPAVWLFSASRTFTAIRVNNLSIVDPTYSGIMFQTNYVGGQPTNPIQDTVFTNTSITGAQRSGDAYDAKSGYGLWANPLPEAGQGPAVGSVTFNGLTFSNNFRDIENTTSTFTINRN; this comes from the coding sequence GTGACGACGACCGTCGACGACGACGGCAGATCGGGGACGCTGATGTTCCGCTCCACCAACCGCCACGCGCTCAGACCGGGGCTCGCTCCCAGCCTCATGGCAGTACTCACCGCCGCCGCCCTCGGCGCGTCGGTGCTCGTACCCACCTCCGCCACGGCGGCCGTCGCGGCCGTCGTCCTCTCCGCGGGCAAGCCCGCCGCGGCGAGCAGCAACAACGGCTCCTACCAGGCCGGCAACCTCACCGACGGAAACCAGTCCACGTACTGGGAGTCGACCAACAACAGCTTCCCGCAGTGGGCCCAGATCGACCTCGGCGCCGGGGCCACCGTCGAGCAGGTGGTGCTCAAGCTTCCCGCCTCCTGGGAGGCCCGGACGCAGACGCTGTCGATACAGGCCGGCGCCGACGGCGCGACCTTCACCACGCTCGCCGCGAGCGCCCAGCGACAGTTCAACCCGACTTCGGGCAACACGGTGACCATCGACGTCCCGGACACACAGGCGCGCTACGTGCGGGTCTCCGTGACGGCCAACACGGGCTGGCCCGCGGGCCAGCTCTCGGAGCTCGAGGTGCACGGCACGCCCGGCGATGTCGACCCGGAGGAGCCGGTCGAGGGCATCGACCTGGCCCCGGGCCGTCCCATCGTTGCCTCGTCGACCGAGTGGACCTATGTCGCGGCGAACGCCAACGACGGCAACACCAGCACCTACTGGGAGGGTGCGGGCGGTCAGTACCCGAGCACGCTCGCGGTGACGCTGGAGTCCGCAGCCCAGCTCAGCGACATCGTCGTGAAGCTGCCGCCGGCCACCGCCTGGGGGGCACGGACCCAGACCTTCTCGGTCCAGGGCCGCACTGGAGCGAGCGATGCATGGACCACGATCGCGCCGTCGGCCGCTCGTGCCTTCTCGCCCGCGACGGGCAACACCGTGACCATCCCGGTCACCGGCACCGCGCGGGAGGTGCGTCTCCAGTTCACCGGGAACACCGGGGCCGGTAACGGCCAGGTGGCGGAGTTCCAGGTGTTCGGCGCGCCGGCGGCCAACCCGAACCTCACGGTCACCGGCATCACGGCGAACCCGGCGACACCGACCGAGTCCAACCCGGTGGCCCTGTCCGCCACCGTGCGGAACATCGGCACGCTGCCGTCCGCGGCCACCGACGTGGCGTTCAGCCTCAACGGCAACACCGTGGGTACCGGCCAGGTCGGCGCTCTCGCCGCAGGTGCACAGGCCACGGTCACCGCGAACATCGGCGCACGCCCGGCCGGGTCGTATCAGCTCGGCGCAGTGGCCGACCCGTCGGGCACCGTGACCGAGCAGTCCGAGAACGACAACAGCTACACGCGGCCGGACCCGCTGGTGGTCACGGAGACCGCCAGCGCCGACCTGGTCCCGACCGTGTCGTGGACACCGAGCACCCCGACGGCGGGCGAGACCGTCACCTTCTCGGCGACGATCGCGAATCGGGGCACCCTCGCGACCTCTTCCGGCGCGCACGGCCTCACCCTTGTCATGCGGAACAGCAGCGGTTCGGTGGTGCGCACCCTCACCGGATCGGTCTCCGGTGCCATCGCGGCCGGGGCCACCAGCCAGAGCGTGAACCTGGGCACCTGGCCTGCGGCGAACGGCTCGTACGACGTCACCCTCACCGCGGCCAACGACCCGGCGGAGGTCGAGGCCAGGCGCGCCAACAACGTGGTGACCCAGTCGCTGTTCGTCGGCCTCGGCGCGAACATGCCGTTCGACACCTACGAGGCGGAGGACGGCGTGACCGGCGGCGGGGCTACCGCCATCGGGCCGAACCGGGTGGTCGGCGACCTCGCCGGCGAGGCGTCCGGGCGCCGGGCCGTCACGCTCGACGCGACCGGCGAGTACGTCCAGTGGACCACGCGAGCCCCCACCAACTCCCTGGTGGTGCGGTTCTCCATGCCCGACTCCGCTGGCGGCGGGGGCACGAACTCCACGCTCGCGGTCTACGTCGACGGTGTGTTCCTCAGGAACATCGACCTGACCTCGCGGTACGCGTGGCTGTACGGCAACGAGGCAAACCCCGGCAACCAGCCGGGCCAGGGCGCCCCGCGGCACATCTACGACGAGGCCAACACCCTGCTCGGCACCACCGTCGCGGCGGGGCACACCATCCGGCTGCAGAAGACGGCGAGCAACACCAGCACGTACACCGTCGACTTCGTCGACCTGGAGCAGGTCTCGGCCCAGGCCAACCCCGACCCGGCGCGGTACGTGGTGCCCACCGGGTTCACGCACCAGGACGTGCAGAACGCGCTCGACCGGTTCCGGATGGACACCACCGGCAACCTGGCCGGCGTCTACCTCCCCGCCGGTGACTACCAGACCGCCAGCAAGTTCCAGGTCTACGGCAGGGCGGTCGACATCGTGGGCGCCGGGCCGTGGTTCACCAAGTTCCATGCGCCGGCAGGGCAGGAGAACACCGACATCGGGTTCCGGGCCGAGGGCACCGCGAGCGGCTCGACGTTCCGTGACTTCTCGTACTTCGGCAACTACACCTCACGGATCGACGGCCCCGGCAAGGTCTTCGACTTCGCGAACGTGTCGAACATGACCATCGACAACATCTGGGTCGAGCACATGATCTGCATGTTCTGGGCCGCCAACATGGACGGCTCGGAGATCGTGGACTCGCGGATCCGGAACACGTTCGCCGACGCCCTGAACATGACCAACGGCAGCGCGAACAACCACGTGCACAACAACCAGGCACGGGGTACCGGGGACGACTCGTTCGCACTGTTCGCCGCCACGGACGCCGGGGGCAGCGGCCAGCGGGGCAACGTGTTCGAGAACCTCACGTCCACGAACACCTGGCGGGCCGCTGGCCTGGCCGTCTACGGCGGGCAGGACAACACGTTCCGCAACATCTACATCGCGGACACGCTGGTCTACTCGGGCATCACGATCAGCTCGCTGGACTTCGGGTACCCGATGGAGGGATTCGGCCCCGCGCCGACAACCTTCGAGAACATCTCAGTGGTGCGCTCCGGCGGGCACTTCTGGGGTGCGCAGGTGTTCCCGGCGGTGTGGCTGTTCTCCGCATCGAGGACGTTCACCGCGATCCGGGTGAACAACCTCAGCATCGTGGATCCGACGTACTCGGGAATCATGTTCCAGACCAACTACGTCGGTGGCCAACCGACCAACCCGATCCAGGACACGGTGTTCACCAACACGTCGATCACCGGTGCTCAGCGCAGCGGTGACGCGTACGACGCCAAGTCCGGTTACGGCCTCTGGGCCAACCCGCTGCCGGAGGCGGGTCAGGGCCCGGCCGTCGGCTCGGTGACGTTCAACGGCCTGACGTTCTCGAACAACTTCCGCGACATCGAGAACACGACGTCCACCTTCACGATCAACCGCAACTGA